CCGAACTGCGCGCCATGGGCATCCGCACCGTGATGATCACGGGCGACAACCCGCTCACCGCTGCCGCCATCGCGCAGGAGGCAGGCGTCGACGACTACCTGGCCGAGGCGACCCCGGACAGGAAGATGGAGCTGATCAAGGCTGAGCAGGACGGCGGCAAGCTCGTCGCGATGACCGGTGACGGCACCAACGACGCTCCCGCCCTCGCGCAGGCCGACGTCGGCGTGGCCATGAACACCGGCACCACGGCGGCCAAAGAGGCCGGCAACATGGTCGACCTCGACTCCAACCCGACCAAGCTGATCGAGATCGCCGAGATCGGCAAGCAGCTCCTGATCACCCGCGGCGCCCTGACGACGTTCTCCATCGCCAACGACGTCGCCAAGTACTTCGCCATCATCCCGGCGCTCTTCGTGAGCAAGTTCCCGGAGATGGACGCGTACAACATCATGGCCCTGCACAGTCCCACCTCGGCGGTGCTGTCCGCGGTGATCTTCAACGCGCTCGTCATCGTCTTCCTGATCCCGCTCGCCCTGCGCGGTGTGCGGTTCAAGCTGACCAGCGCGACGGCGATCCTGCGCCGCAACGTACTGATCTACGGCGTCGGGGGGCTGGTCATCCCGTTCGTCGGGATCAAGCTCATCGACCTGATCCTCACGGCGCTGCATGCCTACTGAGACCCGCATGCCCGCTGGGGCTTGCATGCCTGCTGGGGACCGCATGCCTGCTGGGACGCGCATGCCTACTGGGACCCGCATCCCTGCCGGGACCCGCATGCGCACCATCACGAGAATCGCACCGCCCGACACCCGCGGCCCGCGGCGTCGGAGGAAGACCATACGGAGTTGTCATGCTGTGGGGTAATTTGTGGCGCGGCCTGGTCGTCTCGCTCATCTTCTTCGTCCTGCTGGGGCTGGCCTACCCGCTGGCCGGGAGCGGCATCGGGCAGGCGCTGTTCCACGACAAGGCCGGTGGCTCGCTCGGGGAGCACGGCTCGGTCCTGGTCGGCCAGCAGTGGAACGGCACGAAGTGGTTCCAGGGCCGCCCGGACGGTGACGACCCGACCGCGACCGGGGGATCCAACCTCGGTCCCCGGTCCCAGGAGCTGGTGAAGACCTACCAGAAGCGGGTGGCCGCCCTGGAGAAGCAGGGCATCAAGCCCACCGCGGACCTGGTCACCGCCTCCGGCAGCGGGATCGACCCCAACGTCAGCCCGGCCGGGCCCTACGCCCAGGTGGACGCCGTCGCGAAGGCCCGCCACCTGCCCGCCGACCG
The nucleotide sequence above comes from Streptomyces sp. TS71-3. Encoded proteins:
- a CDS encoding potassium-transporting ATPase subunit C, which encodes MLWGNLWRGLVVSLIFFVLLGLAYPLAGSGIGQALFHDKAGGSLGEHGSVLVGQQWNGTKWFQGRPDGDDPTATGGSNLGPRSQELVKTYQKRVAALEKQGIKPTADLVTASGSGIDPNVSPAGPYAQVDAVAKARHLPADRVHDLVADHVEGPQWGFLGAEHVNVLKLNEALAELD